One window of the Synechococcus sp. CC9311 genome contains the following:
- the gloA gene encoding lactoylglutathione lyase, whose product MRMLHTMLRVGDLERSIRFYTEVLGMQLLRRKDYPSGRFTLAFVGYGDERDNTVLELTHNWDTAEYALGDGYGHIALGLDDIYSACTAIAEKGGRVVREPGPMKHGNTVIAFVDDPDGYKVELIQVSSRSDAA is encoded by the coding sequence ATGCGCATGCTTCACACCATGCTCAGAGTGGGCGATTTGGAGCGATCAATCCGCTTCTACACCGAGGTCTTGGGTATGCAACTGCTGCGTCGTAAGGATTACCCCTCCGGTCGCTTCACGCTTGCGTTTGTGGGATATGGGGATGAGCGCGACAACACCGTTCTTGAGCTGACCCACAACTGGGACACCGCGGAATATGCCCTTGGTGATGGTTATGGCCACATTGCTCTTGGTCTCGATGACATCTATTCGGCTTGCACTGCGATTGCAGAAAAGGGAGGGCGGGTTGTCCGTGAGCCTGGTCCGATGAAACATGGCAACACCGTGATTGCTTTCGTTGACGATCCAGATGGCTACAAGGTGGAACTCATTCAGGTTTCCTCCCGATCAGACGCGGCCTAA
- the argJ gene encoding bifunctional glutamate N-acetyltransferase/amino-acid acetyltransferase ArgJ, with translation MTQSVIWSPISGGITTPTGFKAAGLSAGLKPSRKPDLSLLLAPEGALCAGTFTTSVVRAACVDLCADRLQVASGRVRAVVTNSGQANACTGDRGLVDSLRITQAVADRLGCSQDEVLICSTGVIGVPIAMDPLLAAVDSLVSALSPEGGAAAAQAILTTDLVEKQVAFEADLGGRRVRIGGMAKGSGMIHPNMATMLGYLTCDAAVPCDLWQEIVRRAVDRSFNSITVDGDTSTNDTFLAFAAGDLLPANQFAELEEGVTLVAQYLARSIARDGEGATCLIEVQVEGTDSEAEARKIARTICGSSLVKTAVHGRDPNWGRIVAAAGRAGVPFSADAVALWIGPHQLMSAGQPLLFDRAAASAYLSERACSRYLVDDTVQIRLSLGDGAGQGIAWGCDLSDQYVRINADYTT, from the coding sequence ATGACGCAATCTGTGATCTGGTCTCCAATTTCTGGAGGAATCACTACTCCCACTGGCTTCAAAGCGGCGGGCTTAAGCGCTGGCCTCAAGCCATCCAGAAAACCTGACCTCTCCCTTTTGCTGGCACCAGAAGGAGCTTTGTGTGCTGGCACCTTCACAACATCTGTGGTCCGCGCCGCCTGCGTGGATCTTTGTGCGGATCGTCTGCAGGTGGCTTCTGGTCGCGTTCGTGCTGTGGTGACCAATTCCGGGCAGGCCAACGCTTGTACGGGCGATCGGGGTCTGGTCGACAGCCTCCGTATCACCCAAGCAGTTGCTGATCGTTTGGGCTGCTCCCAGGACGAAGTCTTGATTTGCTCCACCGGGGTGATCGGTGTACCGATCGCAATGGATCCTCTTCTTGCCGCTGTGGACTCTCTGGTGAGTGCTTTATCTCCGGAGGGTGGCGCTGCAGCTGCTCAGGCCATCCTGACCACGGATTTAGTGGAGAAGCAGGTTGCATTTGAGGCGGATCTCGGTGGGCGAAGGGTGCGGATAGGTGGGATGGCGAAGGGGTCCGGGATGATTCACCCAAACATGGCCACGATGCTTGGTTATCTCACCTGTGATGCCGCTGTTCCCTGTGACCTGTGGCAGGAGATAGTGCGCCGTGCCGTGGATCGTTCGTTTAATTCCATCACCGTGGATGGCGACACCAGCACCAATGACACCTTCTTGGCATTTGCGGCAGGTGATCTGCTGCCAGCAAATCAGTTCGCTGAACTGGAGGAGGGGGTGACGTTGGTCGCCCAGTATTTGGCGCGCTCGATTGCTCGGGATGGGGAGGGGGCCACCTGCCTGATAGAAGTCCAGGTGGAGGGCACTGATTCAGAGGCTGAGGCTCGAAAGATCGCGCGCACGATTTGTGGGTCGTCGTTGGTTAAAACTGCAGTTCATGGAAGGGATCCCAATTGGGGACGGATCGTGGCGGCAGCTGGTCGTGCTGGTGTTCCATTTTCTGCCGATGCGGTGGCTCTTTGGATTGGCCCCCATCAGCTGATGTCAGCAGGTCAGCCACTGCTTTTCGACCGTGCGGCAGCGTCGGCGTATCTCAGTGAACGCGCTTGTAGTCGTTATCTCGTGGATGACACGGTTCAGATTCGTCTGTCTCTTGGTGATGGTGCAGGTCAGGGAATCGCCTGGGGATGTGATCTTTCCGACCAGTACGTTCGCATCAATGCCGACTACACCACCTGA
- the coaE gene encoding dephospho-CoA kinase (Dephospho-CoA kinase (CoaE) performs the final step in coenzyme A biosynthesis.) — translation MKPYPLSGDNRWQGLQRRIGLTGGIASGKTSVGRFLEQQGIAVLDADLYAHEALAPGTPAASAVLERYGVKVQSELGEGLDRAALGSIVFSDPQERTWLESQVHPFVRERFDRELQKHAEENPVALMIPLLFEAKLENLCSEIWVVYCTPMQQRQRLMLRNQLNLEDAEQRIRAQWPIDRKSELADYVVNNGGVPWSWTPQVNELLKQTSPLY, via the coding sequence ATGAAGCCCTATCCCTTGAGTGGAGACAACCGTTGGCAAGGACTGCAACGGCGCATCGGCCTAACCGGTGGGATCGCTAGTGGCAAAACCAGCGTGGGACGTTTTCTAGAACAACAGGGCATTGCCGTTCTGGATGCAGATCTCTATGCCCATGAAGCTTTGGCTCCGGGGACTCCGGCGGCTAGTGCGGTGCTAGAGCGCTACGGCGTAAAAGTACAGAGCGAGCTCGGTGAAGGCCTGGACCGTGCGGCACTCGGCTCCATCGTGTTCAGCGATCCACAAGAACGGACCTGGCTAGAAAGTCAAGTGCACCCTTTCGTGCGAGAACGTTTCGATCGGGAGCTTCAGAAGCACGCTGAGGAGAATCCGGTGGCTTTGATGATCCCTCTGCTATTTGAAGCCAAGCTTGAGAACCTTTGTTCGGAGATTTGGGTTGTGTACTGCACGCCAATGCAGCAAAGACAACGACTAATGCTGCGCAATCAGCTCAATCTTGAGGACGCAGAACAACGCATCAGAGCCCAATGGCCTATTGATCGCAAAAGTGAACTTGCTGACTATGTCGTTAACAACGGCGGCGTGCCATGGAGCTGGACGCCACAGGTCAATGAGCTCCTAAAACAAACTTCGCCGCTTTATTAA
- the eno gene encoding phosphopyruvate hydratase, protein MLDSLDLVIDTIVAREVLDSRGNPTVEAEVLLEGGASGRAIVPSGASTGAHEAHELRDGGDRYMGKGVTKAVDHIEERIAPALCGLSALDQGSVDAAMLELDGSDNKSGLGANAILAVSMATARAAANGLGLPLYRYLGGPMATLLPVPLMNVINGGAHAANNLDFQEFMLVPHGAPNFREALRMGTEVFHTLKNLLSERGMSTSVGDEGGFAPDLGNEEAGEVLVQAIEKAGYKPGEQISLALDVASTEFYSDGRYAFSGGSYSSAEMVDQLEQLVNRFPIISIEDGLAEDDWEGWALLTERLGKRVQLVGDDLFVTNTKRLQRGIDANTANSILIKVNQIGSLTETLQAIDLAGRSGYTSVISHRSGETEDTTIADLAVATRAGQIKTGSLSRSERVAKYNQLLRIEDELGDQAVYAGATGQGPRGRD, encoded by the coding sequence GTGCTCGATTCTCTCGATCTCGTCATCGACACCATCGTGGCCAGGGAGGTCTTGGATTCCCGTGGAAACCCCACGGTGGAAGCAGAGGTCTTGCTGGAAGGCGGTGCCAGTGGCCGCGCAATTGTTCCCAGTGGAGCCAGCACTGGCGCCCATGAAGCCCATGAGCTCAGGGACGGTGGCGACCGCTATATGGGTAAGGGCGTGACCAAGGCCGTGGATCACATCGAAGAGCGAATTGCGCCCGCGCTCTGCGGTCTGTCGGCTCTCGATCAGGGCAGCGTGGATGCAGCCATGCTCGAACTTGACGGCAGCGACAACAAATCCGGCCTAGGCGCCAATGCCATCCTCGCCGTGAGCATGGCAACGGCTCGCGCCGCTGCCAACGGGCTAGGCCTGCCTCTCTATCGCTATCTGGGAGGACCGATGGCAACGCTCCTTCCAGTGCCTTTGATGAATGTGATCAATGGGGGCGCCCATGCCGCCAACAACTTGGATTTCCAAGAATTCATGCTTGTTCCGCACGGCGCTCCCAATTTCAGAGAAGCGCTGCGGATGGGCACGGAAGTGTTCCACACCCTGAAGAACTTGCTCAGCGAACGAGGTATGAGCACCTCGGTGGGTGATGAGGGCGGCTTCGCTCCTGATCTCGGTAATGAAGAAGCCGGAGAAGTGCTGGTCCAGGCCATCGAAAAAGCTGGTTACAAGCCAGGTGAGCAAATTTCGCTTGCGCTCGACGTCGCGAGCACCGAGTTTTATAGCGATGGCCGCTACGCCTTCAGTGGGGGCAGTTATTCCAGTGCCGAGATGGTGGACCAGCTGGAGCAACTCGTGAATCGTTTCCCGATCATTTCGATTGAAGACGGATTAGCAGAAGACGACTGGGAGGGTTGGGCCCTACTCACCGAGCGCCTCGGCAAACGCGTACAGCTGGTTGGAGATGACCTGTTTGTCACCAATACCAAGCGCCTGCAACGCGGGATTGATGCCAATACCGCCAATTCGATCCTGATCAAAGTGAATCAAATCGGCTCACTGACCGAAACGCTTCAAGCCATCGACCTAGCCGGTCGGTCTGGTTACACCAGCGTGATTAGCCACCGAAGCGGAGAAACTGAAGACACAACCATTGCTGATTTAGCCGTCGCCACTCGCGCTGGCCAGATCAAAACTGGCTCGCTAAGCCGCAGCGAGCGTGTCGCTAAATACAACCAGCTTCTGCGGATTGAGGACGAGCTTGGCGATCAAGCGGTGTATGCCGGAGCAACCGGCCAGGGACCACGGGGTCGCGACTAA
- a CDS encoding AarF/ABC1/UbiB kinase family protein: protein MILFSRLKALLRRAFRGLRIWRAVLTLLLFLWWDARAFSYPGGSTPERRAARQQLRARWLTQELLHLGSAFIKLGQLLSARPDVLPAGWVSELAALQDRVPSFSFDRAQSVLEEELGARCAEIIDLDEQPIAAASLAQVHRASLRSGRQVVLKIQRPGLESVFRLDLEVMQQVASVLQRHPKWGRGRDWVAMAQECRRVLLRELDFRLEAQNAARFRQQFLDDSNIRVPGVIWELSTRRVLCLDYLPGIKINDRAALQEAGIDPSKVAEIGSASYLQQLVRYGFFHADPHPGNLAVATDGALIYYDFGMMGQLSERLRRRLGGMVRAAAARDAAALVDEMQAAGVIAKGVDVGPVRRLVRLMLKEALTPPFSSSVIEKLSGDLYELVYGQPFRLPVELIFVMRALSTFEGVGKSLDPGFSLVAIAKPYLLPLMTSSGSGSNDLLNEFGRQVGALSSRAVGIPRRLDESLERLEQGDLQLQIRMGESDRQFRRMVTAQHSIGQSVLLGGLAVAAALMGASSRPLWALLPLGAALPVGMGWLKLQGKLRRDGRIENLSGTDRSS from the coding sequence GTGATCCTGTTCAGTCGCTTGAAGGCCCTGCTGCGTAGAGCATTCCGGGGACTCCGTATTTGGCGTGCTGTTCTGACCTTGCTGTTGTTCCTGTGGTGGGATGCCAGAGCTTTTAGCTATCCGGGCGGTTCAACTCCGGAGCGTCGTGCAGCTCGCCAGCAATTGCGTGCACGGTGGCTGACGCAGGAGCTGCTTCACCTTGGATCAGCGTTCATCAAGCTTGGCCAGTTGTTGTCGGCTCGGCCTGATGTCTTGCCAGCAGGTTGGGTTTCTGAATTGGCGGCACTGCAGGACCGTGTTCCCTCCTTTTCCTTTGACCGTGCCCAGTCTGTTCTTGAAGAGGAGCTTGGTGCCCGCTGTGCAGAAATCATTGACTTAGACGAGCAACCGATCGCAGCGGCTTCCTTGGCCCAGGTGCATCGCGCGAGTCTTCGCAGTGGTCGCCAGGTGGTGCTCAAGATTCAGCGCCCCGGATTGGAGAGTGTGTTTCGGCTGGATCTTGAAGTGATGCAGCAGGTGGCCTCTGTGCTTCAACGTCATCCCAAATGGGGACGTGGGCGTGATTGGGTGGCAATGGCGCAGGAATGCAGACGAGTGTTGCTCCGAGAGCTTGATTTTCGTCTTGAAGCACAGAACGCAGCCAGGTTTCGACAGCAGTTCCTGGATGATTCGAACATCCGCGTGCCTGGGGTGATCTGGGAGCTCAGCACCAGGCGTGTGCTGTGTCTCGACTATTTACCAGGGATCAAAATCAACGATCGTGCGGCTCTTCAAGAGGCTGGTATTGATCCCTCCAAAGTGGCGGAGATCGGCTCGGCTAGCTACCTGCAGCAGCTCGTGCGTTATGGCTTTTTTCATGCCGATCCCCATCCAGGAAATTTGGCGGTGGCGACCGATGGAGCGCTCATTTACTACGACTTCGGGATGATGGGACAACTCTCCGAGCGCTTACGCAGGCGTTTGGGGGGGATGGTGAGAGCTGCCGCGGCGAGGGATGCTGCGGCTCTTGTTGATGAGATGCAAGCGGCTGGAGTGATCGCCAAGGGTGTTGATGTGGGGCCGGTGCGCCGCTTAGTGCGTCTCATGCTGAAGGAGGCGCTGACTCCGCCGTTCAGTAGCTCCGTGATTGAAAAACTATCGGGCGATCTTTATGAGTTGGTGTATGGGCAGCCGTTCCGCTTGCCAGTAGAGCTGATCTTTGTGATGCGTGCTCTTTCTACCTTTGAAGGGGTGGGTAAAAGTCTTGACCCCGGCTTTAGCCTTGTGGCGATTGCTAAGCCCTATCTGCTGCCGCTCATGACTTCCAGTGGATCTGGCTCCAATGATCTTTTGAATGAATTTGGGCGTCAGGTTGGAGCCCTGAGCTCAAGGGCTGTAGGCATTCCTCGTCGGTTGGATGAAAGCCTGGAGCGGCTGGAACAAGGGGATCTGCAACTCCAGATCCGCATGGGTGAATCAGACCGTCAGTTCCGGAGAATGGTGACGGCGCAGCATTCGATCGGTCAGTCGGTGTTGCTTGGCGGCCTTGCGGTGGCAGCGGCCTTGATGGGTGCCAGCTCTAGACCCCTCTGGGCATTGCTCCCCCTCGGTGCGGCTCTTCCGGTTGGGATGGGCTGGTTGAAGCTGCAAGGGAAACTTCGCCGGGATGGACGGATTGAGAATTTGTCAGGAACTGATCGTTCGTCCTGA